A region from the Sandaracinus amylolyticus genome encodes:
- a CDS encoding AgmX/PglI C-terminal domain-containing protein, translating into MRRRGALVVIAIVLIVGALGVVVREGLPVAARATSTSAASAPASSPPEAASVAEPASPPTTTPMTTTTPPTTTQREAERARERREVEVVRRAIEEARRARIDELARTSAPPRDEDDAVGRLDPEYVRSAVREVLPLLGECYELARDAAQREGEDDPEGRLVTRFVIGGEPGVGGVIEEAEVMEASTLRDAVLEECFVETLRTIELPAPEAGGRVEVHYPFALSPEDDD; encoded by the coding sequence ATGAGGCGACGCGGGGCGCTCGTCGTGATCGCGATCGTGCTGATCGTCGGCGCGCTCGGCGTGGTCGTGCGCGAGGGGCTCCCGGTCGCAGCGCGCGCGACGTCGACGAGCGCCGCGAGCGCGCCCGCGTCGTCGCCCCCCGAAGCGGCGTCGGTCGCCGAGCCCGCCTCGCCGCCGACGACGACGCCGATGACGACGACGACGCCGCCGACGACGACGCAGCGCGAGGCGGAGCGAGCGCGCGAACGTCGGGAGGTCGAGGTGGTGCGACGCGCGATCGAAGAAGCACGCCGCGCACGGATCGACGAGCTCGCGCGCACGAGCGCGCCGCCGCGCGACGAGGACGACGCGGTGGGCCGCCTCGATCCCGAGTACGTCCGGAGCGCGGTCCGTGAGGTGCTGCCGCTCCTCGGCGAGTGTTACGAGCTCGCGCGCGATGCCGCGCAGCGTGAAGGCGAGGACGATCCCGAGGGACGTCTGGTCACGCGATTCGTGATCGGTGGCGAGCCCGGCGTCGGCGGCGTGATCGAAGAAGCCGAGGTGATGGAGGCGAGCACGCTGCGCGACGCGGTGCTCGAGGAGTGCTTCGTCGAGACGCTGCGGACGATCGAGCTCCCGGCGCCGGAGGCGGGCGGACGGGTGGAGGTGCACTACCCGTTCGCGCTGAGCCCCGAGGACGACGACTGA
- a CDS encoding RCC1 domain-containing protein, whose protein sequence is MFRAAPLCTLVGAAMLACAPAERALEWEYVVRDADRAALAVAYEARVLDEGCDDATVRWRARWRSDESASAPPILPPGSYGLVVIALDETCRPVAAACRAIDLPRAPDQVVRLELLPADGSACGMCDAGVCPEDDDPLPFATCDATREAGASCSDGRDDDCDRTTDCGDADCQGTSACACEEGGCGECERCVDGRCIAVSDEAACTTAAGPGRCVRGACCNGCALDDACAPGTSPGLCGVPGGECVACGCPSLDGCEAGACIERGNAIEIAAGPDYTCALESSGRAQCWGDGRAGRLGTDATTIEETPAIVRCTNGSTSCEDWRDLSLGTSHACAIRASSGRDRVACWGGNEHLQLGRGVVSGTPIPGLAGGPFGVMDSMLWAVDVAAGDAFTCAIGRDMAVTPTEGRLFCWGSIAEGRLGVMATSDRGSPTIVPVMGDPDLMAVAVGRAHGCVLASDGALFCWGSNDHGQVGTGSTDATVAVPTRITGTFAAVAAGGDHTCARRLTGTPVRERVECWGRNDAGQLGLGDRGDRNRPVPLAEFPNGAYPMALGSAHTCVLDTMGRLSCFGDDSRGQIGAAAGADTSLPMPVLVGRTWKSVAAGGDHTCVVGMGGEIVCWGDNTTGECGRAPMSAAVEPGRVCL, encoded by the coding sequence ATGTTCCGCGCAGCACCACTGTGCACGCTCGTCGGCGCGGCGATGCTCGCGTGCGCGCCCGCGGAGCGCGCGCTCGAGTGGGAGTACGTCGTCCGCGACGCCGATCGCGCCGCGCTCGCGGTCGCGTACGAAGCGCGCGTGCTCGACGAAGGCTGCGACGACGCGACGGTGCGATGGCGCGCGCGCTGGCGCAGCGACGAGAGCGCCAGCGCGCCTCCGATCCTCCCGCCCGGCAGCTACGGCCTCGTGGTGATCGCGCTCGACGAGACCTGTCGACCGGTCGCTGCGGCGTGTCGCGCGATCGATCTGCCACGCGCGCCCGATCAGGTCGTGCGCCTCGAGCTGCTACCCGCCGACGGCAGCGCCTGCGGGATGTGCGACGCGGGCGTGTGCCCCGAGGACGACGATCCTCTCCCCTTCGCGACCTGCGACGCGACGCGCGAGGCGGGCGCGAGCTGCAGCGACGGCCGCGACGACGACTGCGATCGCACCACCGACTGCGGCGACGCCGACTGCCAGGGCACGAGCGCGTGCGCGTGCGAAGAGGGCGGATGCGGCGAGTGCGAGCGCTGCGTCGACGGTCGCTGCATCGCGGTCTCGGACGAGGCCGCGTGCACGACCGCGGCCGGTCCGGGTCGCTGCGTGCGCGGCGCGTGCTGCAACGGATGCGCGCTCGACGACGCGTGCGCGCCGGGCACGTCACCGGGGCTCTGCGGCGTGCCGGGCGGCGAGTGCGTCGCGTGCGGGTGCCCTTCGCTCGACGGCTGCGAGGCGGGCGCGTGCATCGAGCGCGGCAACGCGATCGAGATCGCCGCGGGGCCCGACTACACGTGCGCGCTCGAGAGCTCGGGGCGCGCGCAGTGCTGGGGCGACGGGCGCGCCGGACGCCTCGGCACCGACGCGACGACGATCGAGGAGACGCCCGCGATCGTGCGGTGCACGAACGGATCGACGAGCTGCGAGGACTGGCGCGACCTCTCGCTCGGCACCTCGCACGCGTGCGCGATCCGCGCGAGCAGCGGGCGCGATCGCGTCGCGTGCTGGGGCGGCAACGAGCACCTGCAGCTCGGGCGCGGCGTGGTGTCGGGCACGCCGATCCCGGGGCTCGCGGGCGGTCCGTTCGGCGTGATGGACAGCATGCTGTGGGCGGTCGACGTCGCGGCGGGCGACGCGTTCACGTGCGCGATCGGACGCGACATGGCGGTGACCCCGACCGAAGGGCGCTTGTTCTGCTGGGGCTCGATCGCCGAGGGCCGCCTCGGCGTGATGGCGACCTCGGATCGCGGCAGCCCGACGATCGTGCCGGTGATGGGCGATCCCGATCTCATGGCGGTCGCGGTCGGGCGCGCGCACGGGTGCGTGCTCGCGAGCGACGGCGCGCTCTTCTGTTGGGGCTCCAACGATCACGGACAGGTCGGCACCGGCTCGACCGACGCGACGGTCGCGGTGCCGACGCGCATCACCGGCACGTTCGCCGCGGTCGCCGCGGGCGGCGATCACACCTGCGCGCGCCGGCTCACCGGCACGCCGGTGCGCGAGCGCGTCGAGTGCTGGGGGCGCAACGACGCGGGGCAGCTCGGGCTCGGAGATCGTGGAGATCGCAACCGTCCGGTGCCGCTCGCGGAGTTCCCCAACGGCGCGTACCCGATGGCGCTCGGCAGCGCGCACACGTGCGTGCTCGACACGATGGGGCGCCTCTCGTGCTTCGGTGACGACTCGCGTGGTCAGATCGGCGCCGCGGCGGGCGCGGACACGTCGCTGCCGATGCCGGTGCTCGTCGGGCGGACCTGGAAGTCGGTCGCCGCGGGCGGCGATCACACGTGCGTGGTCGGGATGGGCGGCGAGATCGTCTGCTGGGGCGACAACACGACGGGCGAGTGCGGGCGCGCGCCGATGAGCGCCGCGGTCGAGCCCGGCCGCGTCTGTCTGTGA
- a CDS encoding serine/threonine-protein kinase, protein MTSSSGKRLGPYVLGPSIASGGMATVHVAHGGPPLDRVVAIKRIHPHLAREKAFVEMFLDEARIAARVQHPNVCPVLDYGEEGGAPYLVMELVRGETVEAIVGAIARAYPDDPIAHARRVLRVAVDACEGLHAAHELGVVHRDVSARNLFVGDDGCARVLDFGVARAREKTHRTATGVVKGTFATMSPEHVEGREIDRRADVWSIAVLAWELLTGERLFARDREVDTLRALSAGVVRPPSMARPGVPRAVDAPILAALTRDREKRTPTARALGLALHDAARAFGGLAHASEIAAWMAQTFPAHGEARRAIVGASTSAPIELERVTAPAAVPVPAAPVIASDERVSPPAPPPALPDHLSVPPPITAPAAHRGPRPLVYALSVVVTIVVAATGGWLAARASSPAPLASVAEPSTPIPVDALEPTPIPAVEPEPDLVAPPEPEPEPAAETAPAVEPDPVRRERGRGFANVSVRGGWADIYHRGRYLGRTPTRVELPAGRQTLELAPFGRAPRRRVALRVPAGGDATASIALE, encoded by the coding sequence GTGACGTCGAGCTCGGGCAAGCGGCTCGGGCCCTACGTGCTCGGGCCCTCGATCGCGTCGGGCGGCATGGCGACGGTGCACGTCGCGCACGGCGGTCCTCCGCTCGATCGTGTGGTCGCGATCAAGCGCATCCACCCGCACCTCGCGCGCGAGAAGGCGTTCGTCGAGATGTTCCTCGACGAGGCGCGCATCGCGGCGCGCGTGCAGCACCCGAACGTGTGCCCGGTGCTCGACTACGGCGAGGAAGGCGGCGCGCCCTACCTCGTGATGGAGCTGGTGCGCGGCGAGACGGTCGAGGCGATCGTCGGTGCGATCGCGCGCGCGTATCCCGACGATCCGATCGCCCACGCGCGGCGCGTGCTGCGCGTCGCGGTCGACGCGTGCGAGGGGCTGCACGCCGCGCACGAGCTCGGCGTTGTGCACCGCGACGTGTCGGCGCGGAACCTCTTCGTCGGCGACGACGGGTGCGCGCGCGTGCTCGACTTCGGCGTCGCGCGCGCGCGGGAGAAGACGCACCGCACCGCGACCGGCGTGGTGAAGGGCACCTTCGCGACGATGTCGCCCGAGCACGTCGAGGGTCGCGAGATCGATCGGCGCGCCGACGTGTGGTCGATCGCGGTGCTCGCGTGGGAGCTGCTCACGGGAGAGCGCTTGTTCGCGCGCGATCGCGAGGTGGACACGCTGCGCGCGCTCTCCGCGGGCGTGGTCCGCCCGCCCTCGATGGCGCGACCGGGCGTGCCGCGCGCGGTCGACGCGCCGATCCTCGCCGCGCTCACCCGTGATCGCGAGAAGCGCACGCCGACGGCGCGCGCGCTCGGCCTCGCGCTGCACGACGCGGCGCGTGCGTTCGGAGGTCTCGCGCACGCGAGCGAGATCGCCGCGTGGATGGCGCAGACGTTCCCCGCACACGGCGAAGCGCGGCGCGCGATCGTCGGCGCGAGCACCTCGGCGCCGATCGAGCTCGAGCGCGTCACCGCGCCCGCCGCCGTCCCGGTGCCCGCAGCGCCCGTGATCGCGTCGGACGAGCGCGTCTCGCCGCCGGCGCCGCCTCCCGCGCTCCCGGATCACCTCTCCGTGCCGCCGCCGATCACCGCGCCCGCGGCGCATCGGGGCCCGCGTCCGCTGGTGTACGCGCTGTCCGTGGTCGTCACGATCGTGGTCGCCGCGACCGGCGGATGGCTCGCGGCGCGCGCCTCGTCGCCCGCACCGCTCGCATCGGTCGCCGAGCCGTCGACGCCGATCCCCGTCGACGCGCTCGAGCCCACGCCGATCCCTGCTGTCGAGCCCGAGCCCGACCTCGTCGCTCCGCCCGAGCCCGAGCCCGAGCCCGCCGCCGAGACCGCGCCCGCCGTCGAGCCCGATCCCGTCCGCCGCGAGCGCGGCCGCGGGTTCGCGAACGTCTCGGTGCGCGGCGGCTGGGCCGACATCTACCATCGCGGCCGCTACCTCGGGCGCACTCCCACGCGCGTCGAGCTGCCCGCCGGGCGCCAGACGCTCGAGCTCGCGCCCTTCGGTCGCGCCCCTCGGCGTCGCGTCGCGCTTCGCGTGCCGGCGGGCGGCGATGCGACGGCGTCGATCGCGCTCGAGTGA
- a CDS encoding NAD(P)H-dependent oxidoreductase: MTDVLVLLGHAEPNSFNGALADAYLRGAERAGARTERIDLASLELDLVLRAGHREEQPLEPDLVRLQRAIERARHVVWVFPTYWASPPAVVRGVIDRLFLPGWAFRYEGSALPKGLLAGRSSRVITTMDSPSWWYALAHHRALHATMGTATLTFCGFAPVRFTTLYAVREMDAARRAAWIARVDAIGARDASAIARPMLAA; encoded by the coding sequence ATGACCGACGTCCTCGTGCTCCTGGGCCATGCCGAACCGAACAGCTTCAACGGCGCGCTCGCCGATGCGTACCTGCGCGGCGCCGAGCGCGCGGGAGCGCGCACCGAGCGCATCGACCTCGCCTCGCTCGAGCTCGACCTCGTGCTGCGCGCGGGACACCGCGAGGAACAACCGCTCGAGCCCGACCTCGTGCGCCTGCAGCGCGCGATCGAGCGGGCGCGCCACGTCGTGTGGGTGTTCCCGACGTACTGGGCGTCGCCGCCGGCGGTGGTACGCGGGGTGATCGATCGGCTGTTCCTGCCGGGCTGGGCGTTCCGCTACGAGGGCAGCGCGCTGCCGAAGGGGCTGCTCGCGGGGCGCTCGTCGCGCGTGATCACGACGATGGACAGCCCGTCGTGGTGGTACGCGCTCGCGCACCATCGCGCGCTGCACGCGACGATGGGCACCGCGACGCTGACGTTCTGCGGCTTCGCGCCGGTGCGCTTCACGACGCTGTACGCGGTGCGCGAGATGGACGCGGCGCGACGCGCGGCGTGGATCGCGCGGGTGGACGCGATCGGCGCGCGCGACGCGTCGGCGATCGCGCGGCCGATGCTCGCGGCGTGA
- a CDS encoding LysR family transcriptional regulator has protein sequence MTPSSDLSRWDDVRVFLSVAREGSFTLAARTLGTDQSTVSRRIAALEDELGGPLFERTPRGPVPTELGARLREDAERIEAEVHRFADAALGHEREVRGRVRIATTEGVALHFVVPRVLPALREAYPELELELITSDRAVDLAAREADVALRFFRTTRGDLVGRKVARLRTGVLATKALAKRARRRDPSSLAWIATEIDGVATPEAAWLAQHVRTPPVLRCSSYEVQVAAIRAGLGVGLAPLALRHAYPELTTIEGLPAGPTLELHVVTRRAIRTLPRIVAVIDALVQHLATIDR, from the coding sequence ATGACGCCCAGCAGCGATCTCTCGCGATGGGACGACGTGCGCGTGTTCCTCTCGGTCGCGCGCGAGGGCAGCTTCACGCTCGCGGCGCGCACGCTCGGGACCGATCAGTCGACCGTCAGCCGTCGCATCGCCGCGCTCGAGGACGAGCTCGGTGGGCCGCTGTTCGAGCGCACCCCGCGCGGTCCCGTCCCCACCGAGCTCGGCGCGCGGCTGCGCGAGGACGCGGAGCGCATCGAGGCCGAGGTGCATCGCTTCGCCGACGCGGCGCTCGGGCACGAGCGCGAGGTGCGCGGCCGCGTCCGCATCGCGACCACCGAGGGCGTCGCGCTGCACTTCGTGGTGCCGCGCGTCCTGCCCGCGCTGCGCGAGGCGTACCCGGAGCTCGAGCTCGAGCTGATCACCAGCGATCGCGCGGTCGATCTCGCGGCGCGCGAGGCCGACGTCGCGCTCCGCTTCTTCCGCACGACGCGCGGCGATCTCGTCGGCCGCAAGGTCGCGCGGCTGCGCACCGGCGTGCTCGCGACCAAGGCGCTCGCCAAGCGCGCACGCCGTCGCGATCCTTCGTCGCTCGCGTGGATCGCCACCGAGATCGACGGTGTCGCGACGCCCGAGGCGGCATGGCTCGCGCAGCACGTGCGCACGCCGCCGGTGCTGCGCTGCTCGAGCTACGAGGTGCAGGTCGCGGCGATCCGCGCCGGGCTCGGCGTGGGCCTCGCGCCGCTCGCGCTGCGCCACGCGTACCCCGAGCTCACGACGATCGAGGGACTGCCCGCCGGCCCGACGCTCGAGCTGCACGTCGTGACGCGCCGCGCGATCCGCACGCTGCCGCGCATCGTGGCGGTGATCGACGCGCTCGTGCAGCACCTCGCGACGATCGATCGCTGA
- a CDS encoding MopE-related protein — MRSLRPIFVLLVLWLAGCGDDPDDPAVDGGGTDAAVVCTQDEDCDDDRFCNGAEDCAPASPSADARGCAPATVAPCVTGQVCDESARSCTTECSVTEDADGDGARATECGGDDCDDADATRFPEATEVCDLLGHDEDCDPTTYGERDVDGDGETDAICCNGETCGRDCDDLRRGTSPDASEVCDGLDNDCDDLVDERVTVAVWPDLDFDLHGDSGATAEMRCAGAFGYATVGDDCDDDDPAVHPAQVEICDGKDNDCDALQDEAPAAVTWYADADGDGFGSSDPTLARISCTPLPGYSLRATDCDDARAGMSPATPERCDGLDNDCNGRPDFILGARDTEDDDGDGHADLACPGGDDCDDRDPTSAPESAEICDGRDNDCNGAIDDGAAMGSWWIDRDGDTYGDDDTAPVMSCAFVRGRIPRGGDCDDSSADRRPGAREVCDGSDDDCDELVDEGSERGAYYVDADGDGLGAGTALLACVAPSDRVDDASDCDDTNRSIGAARVFFVDADGDTWGDPLRSELSCATLSNRVTRGGDCADGDAAIYPMATERCGGGDEDCDGATDEDPAASASCTIMGASAVCSAGACTIGMCAPGLGDCNTSSADGCETSLRTDATSCGACGVACDPGERCREGECARVTSITAGDSHVCALLDTGRVACWGSNLYAQLGRGTTGSSGAPPTDASQLVQLYTGAVLGDVVDIDSHPDANFTCAVRATGQVVCWGQNHELQIGDDAPASYASRAVPIPNVGGATHVTVGSRHACAIVGSGEVRCWGSNSGGQLVSGSTTPVRSGAGVVAVENEGGMQRPIPDAIAIAAANELTCVLHAGGQRVSCAGRNGSGGGAAGQLGRGTLAAGIYPIADDAIIPTGTVLNGIEAGAGSYDGFMCATRAVGAPLCWGLNTYEALGPGGAINAPRPFQPLLFAQTQGVSIGQDFLCVRYTNESFGPRVACSGLNGSGQLGNDSMANTATPVDVISAPADAPRGHLRSDEVAQMTTGRSFVCALLTNGAVTCWGQPAMIYGDGTTSARRVAIPTSVVANVP; from the coding sequence ATGCGTTCGCTGCGCCCGATCTTCGTCCTGCTCGTCCTCTGGCTCGCCGGCTGCGGCGACGATCCAGACGATCCCGCGGTCGACGGCGGCGGCACCGACGCGGCCGTCGTGTGCACGCAGGACGAGGACTGCGACGACGATCGCTTCTGCAACGGCGCCGAGGACTGCGCGCCCGCATCGCCCTCCGCCGATGCGCGCGGGTGCGCGCCCGCGACGGTTGCGCCGTGCGTGACCGGACAGGTCTGCGACGAGAGCGCACGCTCGTGCACGACCGAGTGCAGCGTGACCGAGGACGCCGACGGCGACGGGGCCCGCGCGACGGAGTGCGGCGGCGACGACTGCGACGACGCCGACGCGACGCGCTTCCCCGAGGCGACCGAGGTCTGCGATCTGCTCGGCCACGACGAGGACTGCGACCCGACGACCTACGGCGAGCGCGACGTCGACGGAGACGGCGAGACCGACGCGATCTGCTGCAACGGAGAGACCTGCGGTCGCGACTGCGACGATCTCCGCCGCGGCACCTCGCCCGACGCGAGCGAGGTGTGCGACGGGCTCGACAACGACTGCGACGATCTCGTCGACGAGCGCGTGACCGTCGCGGTGTGGCCGGACCTCGACTTCGACCTCCACGGCGACTCGGGCGCGACCGCGGAGATGCGCTGCGCGGGCGCGTTCGGCTATGCGACCGTCGGCGACGACTGCGACGACGACGATCCCGCGGTGCATCCCGCGCAGGTCGAGATCTGCGACGGGAAGGACAACGACTGCGACGCGCTGCAGGACGAAGCGCCCGCGGCGGTCACCTGGTACGCGGACGCCGACGGCGACGGGTTCGGCAGCTCGGACCCGACGCTCGCGCGCATCAGCTGCACGCCGCTGCCCGGCTACTCGCTCCGCGCGACCGACTGCGACGACGCCCGCGCCGGCATGAGCCCGGCGACGCCCGAGCGCTGCGACGGGCTCGACAACGACTGCAACGGCCGCCCCGACTTCATCCTCGGCGCGCGCGACACCGAGGACGACGACGGAGACGGTCACGCCGACCTCGCATGCCCCGGCGGCGACGACTGCGACGATCGCGATCCCACGAGCGCGCCGGAGTCCGCGGAGATCTGCGACGGCCGCGACAACGACTGCAACGGCGCGATCGACGACGGCGCGGCGATGGGCTCGTGGTGGATCGATCGCGACGGCGACACGTACGGCGACGACGACACCGCGCCCGTGATGTCGTGCGCGTTCGTGCGCGGGCGCATCCCGCGCGGCGGCGACTGCGACGACTCGAGCGCCGATCGCCGCCCCGGCGCGCGCGAGGTGTGCGACGGCTCGGACGACGACTGCGACGAGCTCGTCGACGAGGGCTCGGAGCGCGGCGCGTACTACGTCGATGCCGACGGCGACGGCCTCGGCGCGGGCACCGCGCTGCTCGCGTGCGTGGCCCCGAGCGATCGTGTCGACGACGCGAGCGACTGCGACGACACGAACCGCTCGATCGGCGCGGCGCGCGTGTTCTTCGTCGACGCCGACGGAGACACCTGGGGCGATCCGCTGCGCTCCGAGCTCTCGTGCGCGACGCTCTCGAACCGCGTCACGCGCGGCGGCGACTGCGCCGACGGCGACGCGGCGATCTACCCGATGGCCACCGAGCGCTGCGGCGGCGGCGACGAGGACTGCGACGGCGCGACCGACGAAGATCCCGCGGCGAGCGCGAGCTGCACGATCATGGGCGCGAGCGCGGTGTGCAGCGCGGGCGCGTGCACGATCGGCATGTGCGCGCCGGGCCTCGGCGACTGCAACACGAGCAGCGCCGACGGATGCGAGACGTCGCTGCGCACCGACGCGACGAGCTGCGGCGCGTGCGGCGTGGCGTGTGATCCCGGCGAGCGCTGCCGCGAGGGCGAGTGCGCGCGCGTCACGTCGATCACCGCGGGCGACTCGCACGTGTGCGCGCTGCTCGACACCGGACGCGTCGCGTGTTGGGGCTCGAACCTCTACGCGCAGCTCGGGCGCGGCACGACGGGCAGCTCGGGCGCTCCGCCGACCGACGCGTCGCAGCTCGTGCAGCTCTACACCGGCGCGGTGCTCGGCGACGTGGTCGACATCGACAGCCATCCCGACGCGAACTTCACGTGCGCGGTGCGCGCGACCGGTCAGGTCGTGTGCTGGGGCCAGAACCACGAGCTGCAGATCGGCGACGACGCACCCGCGAGCTACGCGTCGCGCGCGGTGCCGATCCCCAACGTCGGCGGCGCGACCCACGTCACCGTGGGCTCGCGGCACGCGTGCGCGATCGTCGGCAGCGGCGAGGTGCGGTGCTGGGGCTCGAACTCCGGCGGTCAGCTCGTCAGCGGCAGCACGACGCCGGTGCGCAGCGGCGCGGGCGTCGTCGCCGTCGAGAACGAAGGCGGGATGCAGCGCCCGATCCCCGACGCGATCGCGATCGCGGCCGCGAACGAGCTCACGTGCGTGCTGCACGCGGGCGGTCAGCGCGTCTCGTGCGCGGGGCGCAACGGGAGCGGCGGCGGCGCGGCGGGGCAGCTCGGTCGCGGGACGCTCGCGGCCGGCATCTATCCGATCGCCGACGACGCGATCATCCCGACGGGCACGGTGCTCAACGGGATCGAGGCCGGCGCCGGCTCCTACGACGGCTTCATGTGCGCCACGCGCGCGGTCGGCGCGCCGCTGTGCTGGGGGCTCAACACGTACGAGGCGCTCGGGCCCGGCGGCGCGATCAACGCGCCGCGCCCGTTCCAGCCGCTGCTCTTCGCGCAGACGCAGGGCGTCTCGATCGGCCAGGACTTCCTCTGCGTGCGCTACACGAACGAGTCGTTCGGTCCGCGCGTCGCGTGCTCGGGGCTCAACGGCAGCGGTCAGCTCGGCAACGACTCGATGGCGAACACCGCGACGCCGGTCGACGTGATCAGCGCGCCGGCGGACGCACCGCGCGGTCACCTGCGCAGCGACGAGGTCGCGCAGATGACGACGGGTCGCTCGTTCGTGTGCGCGCTGCTGACGAACGGCGCGGTGACGTGCTGGGGCCAGCCCGCGATGATCTACGGAGACGGGACCACGAGCGCGCGGCGGGTGGCCATCCCGACGTCGGTGGTCGCGAACGTGCCCTGA
- a CDS encoding N-acetylmuramoyl-L-alanine amidase, which yields MTRLPCSRVVVVLALLVACETPRATLPPTDVDAIPEARATGLEIARDWRVEDGFHVDALDAPTGATRVGALVVLDGPGAAPRIEARGAGGAWAPLETTFEEPDQRVARVDLTFVAHRAELRIAASDVDRIAMITWSAVVPVPVADEARDVGVVSAPLRSEFAALGVRDRASWGARATRCTDADPDKTRIAIHHTATPSGGDIGARLRGIQAYHMDTNGWCDIGYHFLVSLDGTVWEGRDHDLLGTHTAANNTGNVGICFIGCFHSSSCNDWTPFMPPDVMIQSAGRVAREVARIHEITITTDTLKGHRDHPDQSTACPGDHLHARLDEIRALAGAVTTPRFGAEWVSQTFPAEVTRGAIADGVIEMRNVGTETWTPGATFLGTTQPRDVESALATPTWIAPNRPATVDREVAPGEVGRFVFSVRAPVSLGEHAQFFTLVQEDVAWFSDPGMGGPADDVVHVRVTSIAPSEVDAGIDAGTSGSIEGGCTIDHARRSPAAALALLLALALLLRRRTT from the coding sequence GTGACTCGCCTGCCGTGCTCGAGGGTCGTGGTCGTGCTCGCGCTGCTCGTCGCGTGCGAGACGCCACGCGCGACGCTGCCACCGACCGACGTCGACGCGATCCCCGAGGCGCGCGCGACCGGGCTCGAGATCGCGCGCGACTGGCGTGTCGAAGACGGCTTCCACGTCGACGCGCTCGACGCGCCGACCGGTGCGACGCGCGTCGGCGCCCTCGTGGTGCTCGACGGGCCCGGAGCAGCGCCGCGCATCGAGGCGCGCGGCGCCGGCGGCGCGTGGGCGCCGCTCGAGACGACGTTCGAGGAGCCCGATCAGCGCGTCGCGCGCGTCGATCTGACGTTCGTCGCGCACCGTGCGGAGCTGCGCATCGCAGCGTCCGACGTCGATCGGATCGCGATGATCACGTGGTCCGCGGTGGTGCCGGTGCCGGTCGCCGACGAAGCGCGCGACGTCGGCGTGGTGAGCGCGCCGCTGCGCAGCGAATTCGCGGCGCTCGGGGTGCGCGATCGCGCGAGCTGGGGCGCGCGCGCGACGCGCTGCACCGACGCCGATCCCGACAAGACGCGCATCGCGATCCACCACACCGCGACGCCGTCGGGCGGCGACATCGGCGCGCGCCTGCGCGGGATCCAGGCGTACCACATGGACACCAACGGCTGGTGCGACATCGGGTACCACTTCCTCGTGTCGCTCGACGGCACGGTGTGGGAAGGGCGCGATCACGATCTGCTCGGCACCCACACCGCGGCGAACAACACGGGCAACGTCGGCATCTGCTTCATCGGGTGCTTCCACTCGAGCAGCTGCAACGACTGGACGCCGTTCATGCCGCCCGACGTGATGATCCAGAGCGCGGGGCGCGTCGCGCGCGAGGTCGCGCGCATCCACGAGATCACGATCACGACCGACACGCTGAAGGGCCATCGCGACCATCCGGATCAGAGCACCGCGTGCCCCGGCGATCACCTGCACGCGCGGCTCGACGAGATCCGCGCGCTCGCGGGCGCGGTGACGACGCCGCGCTTCGGCGCGGAGTGGGTCTCGCAGACCTTCCCGGCCGAGGTCACGCGAGGCGCGATCGCCGACGGCGTGATCGAGATGCGGAACGTCGGCACCGAGACGTGGACGCCGGGCGCGACGTTCCTCGGCACGACGCAGCCGCGCGACGTCGAGAGCGCGCTCGCGACGCCCACGTGGATCGCGCCGAACCGTCCGGCGACGGTCGATCGCGAGGTCGCGCCGGGCGAGGTCGGACGCTTCGTGTTCTCGGTGCGCGCGCCCGTTTCGCTCGGCGAGCACGCGCAGTTCTTCACGCTCGTGCAGGAAGACGTCGCGTGGTTCTCGGATCCCGGCATGGGCGGGCCCGCGGACGACGTGGTGCATGTGCGCGTGACCTCGATCGCGCCGAGCGAGGTCGATGCGGGCATCGATGCCGGCACGTCGGGCTCGATCGAAGGCGGCTGCACGATCGACCACGCGCGTCGCTCGCCCGCGGCAGCGCTCGCGCTCCTCCTCGCGCTCGCGCTGCTGCTCCGTCGTCGCACGACCTGA